ACACCCGCCGGGCCGGTCACGGTCGGCCTGTCCACCGGCACGAGCGGCACCCAGGGCGTCTTTCTGGTCAGCCGCGCCGAGCAGGCCCGCTGGGCCGGGACCGTCCTGCGCCACCTGCTGCCCGGCGGACTGTGGGGCCTGCTGCGTCCGCAACGGGTGGCGTTCTTCCTGCGCGCCGACAGCCCCCTGTACCGCAGCGTCGGGCGCGGACGGCTAGACTTCCGCTTCTTCGACCTGCTGCGCCCCCTCCCCGAACTGGCCGCCGAGGCCCAGTCCTACGCGCCCACCCTGATCGTCGGGCCGCCCGGCGTGCTGCGTGCCCTGCACCGCACCGGCATCCGGCTGAATGCCCGCGTGATCAGCGTCGCGGAAGTCCTCGACCCCGACGACGAGGCCGCCCTGCGGAGCTGGGGTGACGTCGTGCAGGTCTATCAGGCCACCGAGGGCCTGCTGGCCCTGCCGTGCCCGCACGGATCGCTGCACCTGAACGAGGCGCACGTCCACTTCGACCTCGAATCATTGGGGGGTGGCCTGCACCGCCCCGTCATCACCGACCTGCGCCGCCGCGCGCAGCCGTTCATCCGCCACCGCCTCGACGACGCCCTGCGCCTGCACCCTGACCCGTGTCCCTGCGGGCAGGCCGCGCGTCGCATTCACAGCATCGCGGGCCGCCAGGACGACGCCCTGCACCTGCCCGGCGCGGCAGGGGAGAGCGTGACCGTCTGGCCGGACTTCCTGCGCGGCGCCCTGGCCGCCGTGCCGGGCCTGCGCGAGTACCGCGCCGACCAGACCGGCCCCGCCCGGCTGACACTGCACCTCGACCCGCACACACCTGACACGCAGG
The DNA window shown above is from Deinococcus sp. LM3 and carries:
- a CDS encoding F390 synthetase-related protein, with the translated sequence MSAVLTLLGALDDARLTFRSRAALDRHQERLAHGHLRWVAAHSPAVAARFRAAGLPLSRWRDLPPTDKAAMLATFDTLNTVDVTLDRALAVGRQAERTRDFTPTLATPAGPVTVGLSTGTSGTQGVFLVSRAEQARWAGTVLRHLLPGGLWGLLRPQRVAFFLRADSPLYRSVGRGRLDFRFFDLLRPLPELAAEAQSYAPTLIVGPPGVLRALHRTGIRLNARVISVAEVLDPDDEAALRSWGDVVQVYQATEGLLALPCPHGSLHLNEAHVHFDLESLGGGLHRPVITDLRRRAQPFIRHRLDDALRLHPDPCPCGQAARRIHSIAGRQDDALHLPGAAGESVTVWPDFLRGALAAVPGLREYRADQTGPARLTLHLDPHTPDTQAHALSAVRDALRRSHADPGRLTLDTRPLEPPPPGTKRRRVTRSWRPA